The proteins below come from a single Triticum aestivum cultivar Chinese Spring chromosome 5D, IWGSC CS RefSeq v2.1, whole genome shotgun sequence genomic window:
- the LOC123122046 gene encoding SKP1-like protein 18, protein MVAEGEEKEKMVMLRSEDGVDFLLSEAEAEAHCGRKIKIMMKYDSEDHIIPSDDGGGEINYCLIRLPVRGDTLSKVIDYSKMHASGSHDLTHWDAEFIAGFNHEALFHLILVSTYIHTFPKKRSKKSYTSIN, encoded by the coding sequence atggtggcggagggggAGGAAAAGGAGAAGATGGTGATGTTGCGGAGCGAGGACGGCGTGGACTTCCTGCTGTCAGAGGCAGAGGCCGAGGCCCATTGCGGCAGGAAAATCAAAATAATGATGAAGTACGACTCCGAGGACCACATCATCCCttccgacgacggcggcggcgaaatCAACTACTGCCTCATCCGCCTCCCCGTCCGAGGCGACACACTCTCCAAGGTGATAGACTACTCCAAGATGCACGCCTCCGGATCCCACGACTTGACCCACTGGGATGCGGAGTTCATCGCTGGTTTCAACCACGAGGCCCTCTTCCATCTCATCCTGGTGAGTACGTACATACATACTTTCCCAAAAAAAAGATCTAAGAAAAGTTATACCTCAATCAATTGA